A genomic stretch from Onychostoma macrolepis isolate SWU-2019 chromosome 02, ASM1243209v1, whole genome shotgun sequence includes:
- the LOC131529373 gene encoding uncharacterized protein LOC131529373 isoform X4 produces MPNRGCGHRDMAQAPALEDPGSEAACLDDGESLQEEHGEQQDHQEWCEPVPEAVQDTKEEYFDTHSQHSDTFSVLSHETKDCCRTSLSYETGSCSVGHLDSHSPSVRKRDPSSSNQHHSVNHADSLSRTVDGEQLQTQSGNMGMMRMGVDGTGMSQAKGALECEEVFSNFPAGPGVDSSSRNDQSYVVTPLLALENAVEPQTLTEPCANDSLLTLTDGDGAKSQFADTFEGRSKWDQINKNITDAQSGHNEPRIQNITSSEKQLRQNDIDTSNTEIQLISNASVANSKDNKCHELGVNENKISLSVSRHLSVDESVSVEKPIEQEFDESTKHSQSQPSVEHSQSQPSVEHSQTPSSVDHRKSQLSTEHNQSQDSIECSHSRNSAEHSQSQASTEDRPSQDFVEHSQSQDSVEHRQSRDSIEHSQTQDSVECRQSQNSVEDSQLQEHSQSKDSVECSQSQDSIECSQSLYSVEHRQSQDSIEHSQSQSSEDIPSQNCIKHSQLQTPVEHTKSQYSVKCSQSQNSVEHNQSQDSVEHSQSQSSVEDMLSLNVINHNKSQDPVEYSLSLTSLQHTQSQDSVELSQSIDSVECSQSQDSVENSQSHTTSEHIQLQNSIECSQSQNSIQHRKSQDLPEQNQSQNTIEQSQSQTAVEHSQSQISVEHSQSQVDFIKANSMNTLWTVTESDSNTNTAALNEKGQLKQDCVDVCMNCEVSQSLKTSGRLSSKDNDKELDLNFKKNNSLNLKKQNLNDTPPVVSECESFAAERAFSNVPNAASAGVSDSLNQHVINDRTSEQSDLQARLHYDQQNVPVLQMHTEKKDYSVSSYHTDSHCLGDSGQTYSEDHELEADFYETHQCPNSKINCNTQGEFTEAEVYVNTTTFDTNDGDVLEGPQKNRKAHHIIKGYQKECTIVPSIEQSVIYSDSSGCIEYTRPKSLSVACPDMKTAEADRCPVDSPLESLASLFEISYDKSQVSPTDVCFELSDGLHMNCKQVANCVIEYTETSKQFHQPDTLSDKQARQNESLETIELDVDSLSSACTDPFTNTQSPFDYSQLNSRNNEYSSDTNNNIKAITLEECASGEQISLPNYLQKYSRFTNNAGSLISKDGDCKDSAPASQATPFKAPEMRTTIDSKDNAAKPSEFNEFSSHRDAILKQLCDCCGGKECQLHLSAVEGEQTAGGFQFKGTDGISQSRTAALQTLSPSHTDDQCSTHGEVNADSTNCEFSHIGHLLAHKHPELIQEKSILPLSGSLKVDDTYALENMERKLEAFWQTLLKALIQYVKLLILFVSNLCNCATRRLRAHLLHVAVFYPSLI; encoded by the coding sequence GCCCCGGCTTTAGAGGACCCTGGGAGTGAGGCAGCCTGTCTGGATGATGGGGAGTCTCTGCAGGAGGAGCATGGAGAGCAACAGGACCATCAGGAATGGTGTGAGCCAGTTCCTGAAGCAGTACAGGACACAAAAGAGGAATATTTTGACACACACTCTCAGCACAGTGACACTTTCTCTGTCTTGAGTCATGAAACTAAGGACTGCTGCAGGACATCGCTCAGCTATGAGACCGGATCTTGCTCTGTGGGTCATCTGGACTCACACTCACCTTCAGTTAGAAAGAGGGATCCCTCTTCATCAAACCAGCATCATTCTGTCAATCATGCTGACAGTCTCAGTAGAACAGTGGATGGAGAACAATTGCAAACACAGTCTGGAAATATGGGGATGATGCGCATGGGAGTTGATGGCACTGGAATGTCGCAAGCTAAGGGTGCTCTGGAATGTGAGGAGGTTTTTAGCAATTTTCCAGCGGGACCTGGAGTTGATTCTTCTTCAAGGAATGACCAATCCTACGTAGTAACACCCCTACTGGCATTAGAGAACGCTGTAGAACCACAAACACTCACTGAGCCATGTGCTAATGACTCATTATTGACCTTAACAGACGGTGATGGAGCCAAGTCTCAGTTTGCTGACACCTTTGAGGGAAGATCGAAATGGGatcaaattaacaaaaatatcacAGACGCTCAGTCAGGACACAATGAGCCACGAATACAGAACATAACCTCAAGTGAAAAGCAGTTACGGCAAAATGATATTGACACTAGTAATACTGAAATACAGTTGATTTCGAATGCATCTGTTGCGAATAGTAAAGATAACAAATGTCATGAGCTGGGTGTTAATGAAAATAAGATCAGTTTATCTGTATCACGTCATCTTTCTGTAGATGAGTCTGTATCAGTTGAGAAGCCTATTGAACAGGAATTTGACGAGTCAACAAAACATAGCCAATCACAGCCCTCAGTAGAGCACAGCCAATCACAGCCCTCAGTAGAGCACAGCCAAACACCATCCTCAGTAGACCACAGAAAATCACAACTGTCAACAGAACATAACCAATCACAGGATTCTATAGAATGCAGCCATTCACGGAATTCAGCAGAACACAGCCAATCACAGGCCTCAACAGAAGACAGGCCATCACAAGATTTTGTTGAACACAGCCAATCACAGGACTCAGTTGAACACAGGCAATCACGAGACTCAATAGAACACAGTCAGACACAGGATTCAGTAGAATGTAGGCAATCACAGAATTCAGTAGAAGACAGCCAATTACAAGAACATAGTCAGTCAAAGGATTCTGTAGAATGCAGCCAATCACAGGATTCTATAGAATGCAGCCAATCACTGTATTCAGTAGAACACCGGCAATCACAAGACTCAATAGAACACAGCCAGTCACAGAGCTCAGAAGACATTCCATCCCAAAATTGCATCAAACACAGCCAACTACAGACCCCAGTAGAACACACCAAATCACAGTACTCTGTAAAATGCAGTCAATCACAGAATTCAGTAGAGCACAACCAATCACAGGACTCAGTAGAACACAGCCAGTCACAGAGCTCAGTAGAAGACATGCTATCCCTAAATGTAATCAACCACAACAAATCACAAGACCCAGTAGAATATAGTCTGTCACTGACCTCACTACAACACACCCAATCACAGGATTCCGTAGAACTTAGCCAATCAATTGATTCTGTAGAATGCAGCCAATCACAGGATTCAGTAGAAAACAGTCAGTCACATACTACATCAGAGCACATTCAATTACAGAATTCTATAgaatgtagccaatcacagaatTCCATACAACACAGGAAATCACAGGATTTACCAGAACAAAACCAATCACAGAACACCATAGAGCAAAGCCAATCACAAACTGCAGTGGAACACAGCCAATCACAAATTTCAGTAGAACACAGCCAATCACAGGTTGATTTCATTAAGGCAAATTCTATGAACACCCTGTGGACTGTGACCGAGTCAGactcaaacacaaacacagcggCTCTTAATGAAAAGGGACAATTAAAACAGGACTGTGTGGACGTATGCATGAATTGCGAAGTTAGTCAATCCTTGAAAACATCTGGAAGGCTTTCATCAAAGGATAATGACAAAGAACTCGATTTGAACTTCAAAAAGAATAAtagtctaaatttaaaaaagcagAACTTAAATGACACCCCACCTGTTGTTTCTGAATGTGAGTCTTTTGCAGCTGAGAGAGCTTTCTCAAATGTGCCTAATGCAGCTTCTGCTGGAGTGTCAGATTCACTGAATCAGCATGTGATCAATGACCGGACCTCAGAACAGTCAGATCTGCAGGCCAGACTTCATTACGATCAACAAAATGTCCCAGTATTACAAATGCACACTGAAAAAAAGGATTACTCAGTTAGTAGTTATCACACGGATAGTCATTGTTTAGGGGACAGTGGGCAAACATATTCAGAGGACCATGAGCTTGAGGCAGATTTTTATGAAACCCATCAGTGCCCTAATAGCAAAATTAACTGTAACACACAGGGTGAATTCACTGAAGCAGAAGTGTATGTTAACACTACAACTTTTGATACCAATGATGGTGACGTTTTAGAAGGACCACAGAAGAATAGAAAAGCACATCACATTATTAAAGGGTACCAGAAGGAATGCACAATAGTTCCCTCGATAGAGCAGTCAGTTATTTACTCTGATAGTTCGGGGTGCATAGAATACACTAGGCCTAAGTCATTGAGTGTTGCGTGTCCTGACATGAAGACAGCTGAAGCCGATAGGTGTCCTGTAGACAGTCCTCTCGAATCTCTGGCTAGTCTGTTTGAGATTTCATATGACAAATCTCAAGTCAGCCCCACAGATGTTTGCTTTGAGCTCAGTGATGGCCTTCATATGAACTGTAAACAAGTAGCAAATTGCGTTATAGAATATACAGAGACCTCCAAACAATTTCACCAACCCGACACCCTGTCTGACAAACAAGCAAGGCAAAACGAGTCACTTGAAACAATTGAGCTGGATGTTGATAGTTTGTCTAGTGCATGTACTGATCCCTTCACAAATACGCAATCTCCTTTTGATTATTCCCAGCTGAACAGTAGAAACAATGAATACAGCTCagacacaaataataatattaaagccATTACTTTAGAAGAGTGTGCCTCAGGTGAACAGATCTCTTTGCCCAATTATTTGCAAAAATACAGCAGGTTTACTAACAATGCTGGATCTTTAATCTCAAAAGATGGTGATTGCAAAGACAGTGCCCCTGCTAGTCAGGCTACTCCCTTTAAAGCACCTGAAATGAGGACTACAATTGACAGCAAAGATAATGCAGCTAAACCTTCTGAATTCAACGAATTCAGCAGCCATAGAGATGCTATACTAAAGCAGCTCTGTGATTGCTGTGGTGGAAAGGAGTGCCAGCTGCACTTGTCTGCAGTGGAAGGAGAGCAGACAGCAGGAGGATTTCAGTTCAAGGGCACAGACGGCATCAGTCAGAGCAGAACTGCAGCGTTGCAAACCTTGAGTCCCTCACACACAGATGACCAATGCAGCACACATGGAGAGGTTAATGCAGACTCTACAAACTGTGAATTTTCACATATTGGCCATTTGCTTGCACACAAACATCCGGAGCTCATCCAAGAGAAAAGCATATTACCACTGAGTGGCTCTCTCAAGGTCGATGATACTTATGCATTAGAAAACATGGAGAGAAAGCTTGAAGCTTTCTGGCAAACTCTCCTGAAAGCACTGATTCAATATGTGAAACTTCTGATCCTCTTTGTGAGCAATCTTTGCAACTGCGCAACTCGGAGACTGAGGGCGCATTTGTTACATGTTGCCGTATTTTACCCATCACTAATTTAG
- the LOC131529373 gene encoding uncharacterized protein LOC131529373 isoform X3 produces the protein MLSVIYFIRSFFKAPALEDPGSEAACLDDGESLQEEHGEQQDHQEWCEPVPEAVQDTKEEYFDTHSQHSDTFSVLSHETKDCCRTSLSYETGSCSVGHLDSHSPSVRKRDPSSSNQHHSVNHADSLSRTVDGEQLQTQSGNMGMMRMGVDGTGMSQAKGALECEEVFSNFPAGPGVDSSSRNDQSYVVTPLLALENAVEPQTLTEPCANDSLLTLTDGDGAKSQFADTFEGRSKWDQINKNITDAQSGHNEPRIQNITSSEKQLRQNDIDTSNTEIQLISNASVANSKDNKCHELGVNENKISLSVSRHLSVDESVSVEKPIEQEFDESTKHSQSQPSVEHSQSQPSVEHSQTPSSVDHRKSQLSTEHNQSQDSIECSHSRNSAEHSQSQASTEDRPSQDFVEHSQSQDSVEHRQSRDSIEHSQTQDSVECRQSQNSVEDSQLQEHSQSKDSVECSQSQDSIECSQSLYSVEHRQSQDSIEHSQSQSSEDIPSQNCIKHSQLQTPVEHTKSQYSVKCSQSQNSVEHNQSQDSVEHSQSQSSVEDMLSLNVINHNKSQDPVEYSLSLTSLQHTQSQDSVELSQSIDSVECSQSQDSVENSQSHTTSEHIQLQNSIECSQSQNSIQHRKSQDLPEQNQSQNTIEQSQSQTAVEHSQSQISVEHSQSQVDFIKANSMNTLWTVTESDSNTNTAALNEKGQLKQDCVDVCMNCEVSQSLKTSGRLSSKDNDKELDLNFKKNNSLNLKKQNLNDTPPVVSECESFAAERAFSNVPNAASAGVSDSLNQHVINDRTSEQSDLQARLHYDQQNVPVLQMHTEKKDYSVSSYHTDSHCLGDSGQTYSEDHELEADFYETHQCPNSKINCNTQGEFTEAEVYVNTTTFDTNDGDVLEGPQKNRKAHHIIKGYQKECTIVPSIEQSVIYSDSSGCIEYTRPKSLSVACPDMKTAEADRCPVDSPLESLASLFEISYDKSQVSPTDVCFELSDGLHMNCKQVANCVIEYTETSKQFHQPDTLSDKQARQNESLETIELDVDSLSSACTDPFTNTQSPFDYSQLNSRNNEYSSDTNNNIKAITLEECASGEQISLPNYLQKYSRFTNNAGSLISKDGDCKDSAPASQATPFKAPEMRTTIDSKDNAAKPSEFNEFSSHRDAILKQLCDCCGGKECQLHLSAVEGEQTAGGFQFKGTDGISQSRTAALQTLSPSHTDDQCSTHGEVNADSTNCEFSHIGHLLAHKHPELIQEKSILPLSGSLKVDDTYALENMERKLEAFWQTLLKALIQYVKLLILFVSNLCNCATRRLRAHLLHVAVFYPSLI, from the coding sequence GCCCCGGCTTTAGAGGACCCTGGGAGTGAGGCAGCCTGTCTGGATGATGGGGAGTCTCTGCAGGAGGAGCATGGAGAGCAACAGGACCATCAGGAATGGTGTGAGCCAGTTCCTGAAGCAGTACAGGACACAAAAGAGGAATATTTTGACACACACTCTCAGCACAGTGACACTTTCTCTGTCTTGAGTCATGAAACTAAGGACTGCTGCAGGACATCGCTCAGCTATGAGACCGGATCTTGCTCTGTGGGTCATCTGGACTCACACTCACCTTCAGTTAGAAAGAGGGATCCCTCTTCATCAAACCAGCATCATTCTGTCAATCATGCTGACAGTCTCAGTAGAACAGTGGATGGAGAACAATTGCAAACACAGTCTGGAAATATGGGGATGATGCGCATGGGAGTTGATGGCACTGGAATGTCGCAAGCTAAGGGTGCTCTGGAATGTGAGGAGGTTTTTAGCAATTTTCCAGCGGGACCTGGAGTTGATTCTTCTTCAAGGAATGACCAATCCTACGTAGTAACACCCCTACTGGCATTAGAGAACGCTGTAGAACCACAAACACTCACTGAGCCATGTGCTAATGACTCATTATTGACCTTAACAGACGGTGATGGAGCCAAGTCTCAGTTTGCTGACACCTTTGAGGGAAGATCGAAATGGGatcaaattaacaaaaatatcacAGACGCTCAGTCAGGACACAATGAGCCACGAATACAGAACATAACCTCAAGTGAAAAGCAGTTACGGCAAAATGATATTGACACTAGTAATACTGAAATACAGTTGATTTCGAATGCATCTGTTGCGAATAGTAAAGATAACAAATGTCATGAGCTGGGTGTTAATGAAAATAAGATCAGTTTATCTGTATCACGTCATCTTTCTGTAGATGAGTCTGTATCAGTTGAGAAGCCTATTGAACAGGAATTTGACGAGTCAACAAAACATAGCCAATCACAGCCCTCAGTAGAGCACAGCCAATCACAGCCCTCAGTAGAGCACAGCCAAACACCATCCTCAGTAGACCACAGAAAATCACAACTGTCAACAGAACATAACCAATCACAGGATTCTATAGAATGCAGCCATTCACGGAATTCAGCAGAACACAGCCAATCACAGGCCTCAACAGAAGACAGGCCATCACAAGATTTTGTTGAACACAGCCAATCACAGGACTCAGTTGAACACAGGCAATCACGAGACTCAATAGAACACAGTCAGACACAGGATTCAGTAGAATGTAGGCAATCACAGAATTCAGTAGAAGACAGCCAATTACAAGAACATAGTCAGTCAAAGGATTCTGTAGAATGCAGCCAATCACAGGATTCTATAGAATGCAGCCAATCACTGTATTCAGTAGAACACCGGCAATCACAAGACTCAATAGAACACAGCCAGTCACAGAGCTCAGAAGACATTCCATCCCAAAATTGCATCAAACACAGCCAACTACAGACCCCAGTAGAACACACCAAATCACAGTACTCTGTAAAATGCAGTCAATCACAGAATTCAGTAGAGCACAACCAATCACAGGACTCAGTAGAACACAGCCAGTCACAGAGCTCAGTAGAAGACATGCTATCCCTAAATGTAATCAACCACAACAAATCACAAGACCCAGTAGAATATAGTCTGTCACTGACCTCACTACAACACACCCAATCACAGGATTCCGTAGAACTTAGCCAATCAATTGATTCTGTAGAATGCAGCCAATCACAGGATTCAGTAGAAAACAGTCAGTCACATACTACATCAGAGCACATTCAATTACAGAATTCTATAgaatgtagccaatcacagaatTCCATACAACACAGGAAATCACAGGATTTACCAGAACAAAACCAATCACAGAACACCATAGAGCAAAGCCAATCACAAACTGCAGTGGAACACAGCCAATCACAAATTTCAGTAGAACACAGCCAATCACAGGTTGATTTCATTAAGGCAAATTCTATGAACACCCTGTGGACTGTGACCGAGTCAGactcaaacacaaacacagcggCTCTTAATGAAAAGGGACAATTAAAACAGGACTGTGTGGACGTATGCATGAATTGCGAAGTTAGTCAATCCTTGAAAACATCTGGAAGGCTTTCATCAAAGGATAATGACAAAGAACTCGATTTGAACTTCAAAAAGAATAAtagtctaaatttaaaaaagcagAACTTAAATGACACCCCACCTGTTGTTTCTGAATGTGAGTCTTTTGCAGCTGAGAGAGCTTTCTCAAATGTGCCTAATGCAGCTTCTGCTGGAGTGTCAGATTCACTGAATCAGCATGTGATCAATGACCGGACCTCAGAACAGTCAGATCTGCAGGCCAGACTTCATTACGATCAACAAAATGTCCCAGTATTACAAATGCACACTGAAAAAAAGGATTACTCAGTTAGTAGTTATCACACGGATAGTCATTGTTTAGGGGACAGTGGGCAAACATATTCAGAGGACCATGAGCTTGAGGCAGATTTTTATGAAACCCATCAGTGCCCTAATAGCAAAATTAACTGTAACACACAGGGTGAATTCACTGAAGCAGAAGTGTATGTTAACACTACAACTTTTGATACCAATGATGGTGACGTTTTAGAAGGACCACAGAAGAATAGAAAAGCACATCACATTATTAAAGGGTACCAGAAGGAATGCACAATAGTTCCCTCGATAGAGCAGTCAGTTATTTACTCTGATAGTTCGGGGTGCATAGAATACACTAGGCCTAAGTCATTGAGTGTTGCGTGTCCTGACATGAAGACAGCTGAAGCCGATAGGTGTCCTGTAGACAGTCCTCTCGAATCTCTGGCTAGTCTGTTTGAGATTTCATATGACAAATCTCAAGTCAGCCCCACAGATGTTTGCTTTGAGCTCAGTGATGGCCTTCATATGAACTGTAAACAAGTAGCAAATTGCGTTATAGAATATACAGAGACCTCCAAACAATTTCACCAACCCGACACCCTGTCTGACAAACAAGCAAGGCAAAACGAGTCACTTGAAACAATTGAGCTGGATGTTGATAGTTTGTCTAGTGCATGTACTGATCCCTTCACAAATACGCAATCTCCTTTTGATTATTCCCAGCTGAACAGTAGAAACAATGAATACAGCTCagacacaaataataatattaaagccATTACTTTAGAAGAGTGTGCCTCAGGTGAACAGATCTCTTTGCCCAATTATTTGCAAAAATACAGCAGGTTTACTAACAATGCTGGATCTTTAATCTCAAAAGATGGTGATTGCAAAGACAGTGCCCCTGCTAGTCAGGCTACTCCCTTTAAAGCACCTGAAATGAGGACTACAATTGACAGCAAAGATAATGCAGCTAAACCTTCTGAATTCAACGAATTCAGCAGCCATAGAGATGCTATACTAAAGCAGCTCTGTGATTGCTGTGGTGGAAAGGAGTGCCAGCTGCACTTGTCTGCAGTGGAAGGAGAGCAGACAGCAGGAGGATTTCAGTTCAAGGGCACAGACGGCATCAGTCAGAGCAGAACTGCAGCGTTGCAAACCTTGAGTCCCTCACACACAGATGACCAATGCAGCACACATGGAGAGGTTAATGCAGACTCTACAAACTGTGAATTTTCACATATTGGCCATTTGCTTGCACACAAACATCCGGAGCTCATCCAAGAGAAAAGCATATTACCACTGAGTGGCTCTCTCAAGGTCGATGATACTTATGCATTAGAAAACATGGAGAGAAAGCTTGAAGCTTTCTGGCAAACTCTCCTGAAAGCACTGATTCAATATGTGAAACTTCTGATCCTCTTTGTGAGCAATCTTTGCAACTGCGCAACTCGGAGACTGAGGGCGCATTTGTTACATGTTGCCGTATTTTACCCATCACTAATTTAG